From Bdellovibrio sp. KM01:
TCCCATTCACGAATTGGCAAAGAATTTCCAAGATAAACAGAGTGACCCTTCATATGTTTGGAAGCCGCATAGATCATGCCTTGTTCAGACTTAGGATATTTCTCAAGCAATGACTTCATTTGTTGGGTGCGAGATTCATCTTCCATTGCGATCTGATAGTTCTCTCTGTGAACAGAGGCGAACTCCACCTGGCTGAGCAAATCCAGCGAAGGGCAATGGTCTACCGGACGACTTAAGCCCGTATAGTGATTGAATCCGACTGAAAAAACGGGAAGCTCGCGATAACGATCTTCAAGATCACGCCACAGACGAATGGTGGGAATCCCTCCAATTCGCAAAATGGAGTCACAGGTTCCAGACTTTAAAAGTTTATGAATCATCTGCTCGCCCGAGCGAATTTGCAGATCCTTTAAATCAGGATGCCCGCGAAGACTGGAAATACCTTCGGCATACACAGGAGCTTTGTACTGTTTTAAAAAATCCAAAACAGTGCCATAAGCTTTCTCTGGCAAAATCCCCACCAGCACCAAGGGTTTGTGCGTGTTAAGGAAATCCTCTAACTGCTTTAACATGCCCATCGGTAATTGACCTGGAAGTTTTGTTCTTTCCGAATTTGCTGCAACTTTGATTTGCGGAACAGGTCCATCAATCAACGGCTCTTCGAAACAAACATTCACGTGAATGGGTTTTTTCCACGATAAACTTTTGAACGACAAATGCGAATTTTCAGCATCGATGTCCAACGCCACTTCGTTGTAGTAAGAAAAAATACCGACTTGCTCAATCGTTTGCGGAGCACCGGAACCACGATAGCGCTTAGGACGATCCGCAGTGATCATAATCAAAGGTAAAGAAGAATAAGTCCCCTCAACTGCGGCTGGCAAAAGTTCTGCAACGGCAGTTCCTGAGGTGGTGAAAATTGCCACGGGACGACGGTACCCGGCAATGCGACCCAAAGCGAAGAAAGCGGCAGAACGCTCCTCAAAGAAAGAATAAACCTTCAGGTTTTTGTTTTCATCCAGGATGTGAACCAGAGGACTGTTGCGGGCTCCAGCACAAAGAATGAATTCACGAACGCCGGTGTCCACCAGCTCTTGAATAACTTTTGCCGCCAATTCCATGTTTGTCATACGTTAAGCCCCAAAATCTTTCTTACAGACAGGCGTTTTTGAAAGAGTTCCCGCCACTCTCTGGAAAATTCACTTGCCGCTACAATGCCGCAACCAGAACCAATCATAGATTCGTTCGAACTCCACTGCAAATTCCGAATCGCCACAAGACACAGAGCCTCCTCTGCGCCAAAGAACGCAAAGGGTGCTCCATAACCACGGCGGCCCTCCTGACCTGGTAAAGTCTGCATCCAACCGTAACCGGCTGCACGCGGGGCGACTCCCAATGCTGGTGTCGGATGAAGCTCCATCACCAGTTCGCGGAAATCAGGGCGTTGATTGCACTTCACCTGAAAATCAGTTTTCAAGTGAAACAGTGTTGGCAATTCCAGGATCATCGGACCCTGACTTTGCACGTCTCCCCATTGCTTTAGGCGTTGGGAGAGATCTTCAACCACCAGATGATGCTCTTGCATTTCTTTTTCATCAAGCAACAATGATTGGCGTTCCGCCTTGTCACTCTTGGGACACGTACCCGCGAGCGCCATCGTTTGCAGGAAACCCTGCTCGTAACTGAAAAGTGTTTCCGGAGTGGCTCCCAGAATGCCTTGACCCTTTTGCCAAAAACCAAAGACGTACAAAGTCTCTGGGGCCGACAACAAATTCAAAATCATTTGCGCGCGTTCCGCCGCCGTCACTGTCTGCGACGAGCGCGCAAAGATCACGGGCACTGCTTTTTGAATTTCATTTTTTGCGATCTTGCCTTGGATCACCTCAAGGTCTTTTTGGAAGTCGGACTCTGCCGGTTCACTCCACTGGGCCTTACTTAGGGGGCCTTGGGGACGCGGGTTTACGGCCAGGTAGTTTTCCAGCAGGGATTGGAGTTCTTGGGTGCTCAAAGTGTTTTGGGCAGTTCCCCACCACAGAGGGTGTGAATCCTGCTCATAGAAATCAGGGCAAAACACTGAAATCTCTGCACTATTGGCAGATTTTACAGGGCTAAAAGGACCCTCAATGAGAGTCCACTGCCCCTTATGGCGCAAGAGGGCCCCCGAGTCCAAAAAGTTTGTAATGCCTAGAGGCGATATGCTATGTTTGCGATCCACAGTGAGAGTTCGTAATATGGAAACGCAAACTATGCAAACAAGTCCCTCAACCCAAATCGTCAATGTTGGCGGGTTTAATATTGGGGGTCCCGAATTCACGGTCATCGCCGGTCCGTGCTCTATCGAAAGCCACGCTCAATTTCTTGAGACCGCTTCCGGTGTTAAAGCTTCTGGCGCACACTTGCTTCGCGGCGGTATCTGGAAAATGCGTACGTCCCCGACAGCCTTCCAAGGCTTGGGCAATTCCTCTTTCGATATCGTTAAAGATGTTTGCAAACAGCTCAATATGAGCCTGGTTTCCGAAGTCACTGACATCCGTCAAATTGAAGAAGTTTACGACATCGTGGAATGCTTCCAGGTGGGTTCTCGCTCTATGCAGAACTACGAACTTTTGAAAGAGTTGGGTCGCCAAAACAAACCGGTTCTTTTGAAACGTGGTTTGGCTGCTTATATCGAAGAATGGGTTAAAGCCTCCGAATACGTGATCAAAGCTGGTAACAACAATGTGATCCTTTGTGAACGTGGTATCCGTACTTTCGAAACAGCGACTCGCAACACTTTGGATTTGAACGCTGTGGCTTTCGCCAAGAAAAATACAAATCTTCCAGTTATCGTGGATCCTTCTCATGCAGTGGGTATTCGCGCATTGGTTCCTGATTTGGCTTACGCAGCTGCGGCTGTGGGAGCTGACGGCATCATCGTGGAAGTTCATCCTCGTCCAGCAGAAGCTCTTTCTGATGGTATGCAAGCCCTGACTTTGCAGGACTTCGAAATGATGATGAGAAAACTTGAAAGAATCCTAGTCGCTATCGATCGTCCTCTACACAAGGTGACAGCACATGCACACTGAGAATCAAAAACACTCTCCAAATCCTGAAATCATTCGCAGCATGTTCTCTAAAGTGGCGGCGAACTATGACAAAGGAAACAATGTGCTTTCCATGGGTGTTCACCACTTGTGGAGAAAAAAATTGGTTAAATATTCTGGCGCGAAATTGGGCGACAGAGTTTTGGATTGCGCAACGGGTACTGGTGATCTGGCGATCGAATTCAAACAGCAAGTGGGTTCTGCGGGTCAGGTAACAGGAACTGATTTCTGTGCCGAGATGTTGATCCCCGCTCCAGGTAAAGCAGCTCAGCGCGGTTTGGATATCAAGTTTGAACAGGCTGACGTGACTCAACTTCAGTATGCTGATGATTCATTCGATATCTCTTCCATCTCTTTTGGTATTCGCAACGTTGGCAACCCGGTGAAGGGTTTAAGCGAAATGGCGCGCGTGACTAAATCTGGTGGCACAGTGATGGTTTTGGAGTTCGGCCAAGTGAACATTCCGGTGTTCGGCGCCCTTTACAATTTCTACTCACAAAACATTCTTCCAAAAATCGGTGGCTTGGTAACTGGTCAAAAAGATGCTTACGAATATTTGCAAAAGTCTTCTGCGGCTTTCCCTTGCAAAGAAGGCTTCCTGGATTTGATGAAACAAACCGGCGCTTTCTCCCACACAGAGTACATCACTTTGACAGGTGGCATTGCGTACATCTACAAAGGCACAGTTAAGTAATCTGCTTCATGCATAACGTAAAAGTCTAAACTACTTCGGCGAAGCCGAATAGCAAGACAGCAAAGGCGTTCCACAAGGACGCCTTTTTTATTTTGTTTTCAAGGCCTCTAAAATTTGACTCCGACTTCAGTTCGTTGAACAGTAGTCAGCAAGTTGATTCGAATAAAGGAGTCCCTGATGAAATGGATGGCTTTGGTTTTGATGTTTGCAGTTGGTTCCACAGCAGTTGCCAGTGAACTTTGTCCTTCCTCTGAAGATTACGAAGCTCAAGGCTGGGTTGTGCACAATCCAGAAAACTTTGCGAAACTTGAAAAGACTTTCGATACGATGCTATCTGCCGGTCAAAAAAACGGTCAGATCATCGACGACATGAGCGGTCACATGGTAACTGGCGATCTTGATAATAAAGAAATCATGCTAGCTGTGAAGTCTTACGAAGATCTGCGCACACCAGACATGGTGATGTACGGCGACCACGCAACGTACACTCATTTGGAAACTCAAGAGCGTGTTGAGATCCGTTGGTTCAATGGGAAAAAGAATTTAGTGATCAATCCCAAGTACATCAAATGCATCACGGGACAGCCGCCAGTGGCCGAGAATGTGATCCTGTAAAAAACCTCCACCCGGGGTAGTAAGAAGGCTGAGTGATCCTCAGCCTTTTTTGATAGTTAACTCGCATCCGAATGAAAAATCGCGAGATACGATCTTTGTCATATAGAGTTCTTCCGACCTACCGAAAAGCATAGTGAAATAAACCTGCGAGGTGCACTATGTCTGACAATTTCTTTAAATGGGACCAGGAACGTCTCACAACTCACGTCGATGCGATGGATAACGAGCATAAAAAATTGATCGATATCATGAATCGCCTGTACGACCGCTATGAAGCGAAAGCGACGAAACCAGAATTGCAATCCATCGTTCGCGAATTGGCTTCCTGGACAATCACCCATTTCGAACATGAAGAAAAATTCTTTGATACTTTGGATTACTCGCAAGCTTCGGTTCATAAAAAAATTCATAAGGATTTGATCGAACGCTTGAAAAGCCATGCTGCCGAGTTTGATAAAACAGGCGTACTAACGCCTGCATTCTTCCAATTCCTGAAAACCTGGCTGACAGCCCATATTATGGGAATCGATACCAAGTATGGCGTCATTGCCGCTCAGAAGTCTGCTTAAGAAACTAAAAAGGCTGGTTCATCACCAGCCTTTTAGTTTGAATCTTTGAGGGTCACATTAAACGAGTGGAGAAATCCAGTTCATTGAATCTTTCACTGTGCCTTTTTGAATCCCCGTGATTTCGTTATAAAGCTCAGTACTCAATGGACCCGTTTCGTTGCCATTGATCATCCAGTCTTTTTCATTGTAGTGAATCACGCCAATTGGTGAGATCACTGCCGCTGTTCCAGTACCGAATGCTTCCTTCAACTCGCCTTTTTCCAGGCGTTCAATCACCTCTGTGATTGTGATACGTCTTTCGACGATCGGAAGATTTTTCTTCTTCAAAACTTGAATGATTGCATCGCGCGTCCCTCCGGACAAGATGCTGCCGTTTAAAGCTGGAGTTACGATCTCGTTATTGAAAACAAAGAACGCATTCATAGTACCGACTTCTTCGATACCCAAACGCTCCACATCCAACCACAAAACTTGAGCATAGCCCTTTTGTTTCGCTTCCAAAGCCGCTTTCAAACTGGATGCATAGTTCGCACCGGCTTTCACCGCGCCCAAGCCACCTGGAGCTGCACGCAAGTATTTTTCTTCCGTCCAGATTTTCACTGGTTTTGCGCCTTCAGAGTAATATGAACCCACTGGAGACAACAAAATAAAGAATGTCGTTTCACGAGAAGGACGAACACCAAGGAAAGCCTCCGTACCGATCAAAGTTGGACGGATGTACAAAGAAGTATTTGGACCATGAGGAATCCAACGCTCGTCAACTTTCGTCAATTCATGCAAACCTTGCATGAAAAGCTCCATAGGCGGAGCTTGGAGACACATACGCTCGGCACCCTCAACCAGGCGGTTGTAATTGAAATCAGGGCGGAAGAACACAACCTTGCCATCGTTTTGGCGAAAAGCCTTCATACCTTCGAAAAGCGCCTGACCGTAATGAAATACCGATGCCCCTGGGTCCACAGAAATAGGGCCATAGGGAACGATCGAAGCCTCATACCAACCTTTCCCTTCCGCGTACTTCGCCACAAACATGTGGTCTGTGAAGTACTGACCAAAACCAAGTTGATCAGACGGAGGAAGAGCCTTCGGGGATTTCACGAGAGTTGTAGAGATATTTGTCATGAGACTGTGGTACCTAATTTCAATCCATCGGTCAAACCGCAGTGCCCGTGAAATGCATTTGTGGCAGTTTTTTCTATGCGAGCATCACTAAGAAATAAGGGCTTGGCCCCACTAAGGGAGCCCGTCCACCCATCACATCCAATTGACGGCGGCTCATAGTGACATCTTGGCTTTGTGCTTGGGGTTCCGGTGGTTTTGGTGGTGGAATTTTCGGCTGCTCTCGAGTGGGACAACCCGATAAAACCAGAGTCGCAAAAAAAAGGAGGAGATAACGCCGTTTCATGGCTTTATTCTCCTCCCACTAAATAAGAATTTGTACTTAATTAGGGCTGTTTTTTAATAGCCCCAAAGCGCATTTTTAGTAATGCCAAGGGAACTTTGAGAAATCTCTTTCACGTTTCTCGACGAAAGCTCCACGGCCTTCGACTGCTTCTTCTGTACCGTAAGCCAGTCGAGTCGCTTCTCCTGCAAACAATTGCTGCCCCACCAGACCATCATCGATCATATTGAAACCAAACTTCAACATGCGCATTGCTGTTGGGCTTTTTGTATTCATTTCTGCAGCCCACTCTAAAGCGACCTTCTCAAGATCTTTATGCGGGATCACGGCGTTGACCATACCCATTTCAAAAGCTTCTTGTGCAGAGTAATTGCGCCCCAGGAAGAAAATTTCACGGGCACGTTTTTGACCTACCATGCGCGCAAGGTAGGCTGAACCATAACCGCTGTCGAAGCTTGCGACATCTGGATCAGTTTGTTTAAAGATCGCGTGCTCTTTACTTGCCAGCGTAAGATCGCAAACAACGTGCAAAGAGTGACCACCACCGACAGCCCAACCAGGGACTACGGCAACCACGATTTTAGGCATAAAGCGAATCAAGCGCTGAACTTCCAAAATATGCAAACGACCCAAACGAGCCAAGTCAGCTTTGCCAGAGGCTTCTTTGTCTTCGTATTTATAACCGTCTTTACCACGGATTCGTTGGTCCCCACCGGAACAGAAAGCCCAACCCGCGTCTTTCGGAGAAGGTCCATTTCCTGTGATCAAAACCACACCGACATCAGGAGTGATACGAGCATGCTCCAAAGCCATGTACAATTCATCCACAGTTTGTGGACGGAAGGCATTGCGAACTTCAGGGCGATTGAAAGCGATACGTACCGTGCCCTGATTTTTGGCACGGTGATAAGTGATATCTTTAAAATTAAAACCAGGGACTTCAGTCCACCATTCAGGTGTGAAAATATCGGAAACCATATAACCCCCAAAAGGTACGCCGTACCTTTCTGAAACGCAGTGCACCCCCAAAAGGTACGGCGTACCTTTTAGAGTTTGTCTGTTTTAGCCCAGAGGTGGTGGTCTGCCAATACTAGCCATGTCATGGCCTCCAGCACTGGGATTGCGCGGGTGACGATGCAAGGGTCGTGGCGGCCTTTTTTTGCCACATCCAAAATAGAGCTGGTGGGTTTAAAGGAAACTCGCAATAAAATGTCATCGCCCGTGGAAATACCACCGCGAATTCCTCCGTAAACGTCCTGAGAGCCCTGATGGAACTTTGTTCCCTGAACCTCGGCTGAATCGAAACCCAAACCCAACTCAAATCCGTTCGCAGCCCCTACGCTCATGAAAGCCATGGCCAGGTCCGATTTCAATTTATGAAATACGGGCTGACCTAGGTGCGCCGGCGGAGCCTGAATCAAAATTTCTGCGATACCACCATAGCTGTCGCCGTTTTCCTGCGCTTTCTTTAAAAGCTCTGCGACCTTTTGATCGTCTTTAGAGGGGAAACGCGCTTGATAGGAATCGACATCGACATTGGCCACATTTTTACGATCAGCTTCTGGCAATTGCATGGGACCAATCTGTGAAGCATAGCCAATGACCTTGGTGCGAGCACTGACTTCGTTCAACAACATTTTCGCAACCGCACCGGCCATCACCCGAGACACCGTTTCGCGTCCTGAAGAACGCCCCCCACCTCTGTGATCACTGTGACCAAATTTATTCTTCCAAACATCATCAGCGTGACCTGCACGTGGAGAGCTTTGAATTTTTGAATAATCCTGAGAACGCGCATCTTGATTTCTTACGATGATCGCGATTGGAGTCCCCAAAGTTTTTCCGTCAAAGACACCACTTAAAACTTCCGGAACATCGGTTTCCTGGCGGCCAGAAACAATTTGTCCCGATCCATGGTGCCCCGGTCGACGTCTTTCCAATTCACGAGTCAGAAGACTCGCATCGAATTGAACTCCCGCAGGACAGCCATCAATTAAAACACCCAGAGCTGTTCCGTGACTTTCACCAAAAGATGACATTGTAAAGCGAGATCCAAATTGATTTGCTGAACTCATGCTTTTTCCTCACACTCTTTCCAGAAAACTCGCTGTAGCTGAGCCTGGGCAATAAACATCTTCAAACCGGATTCATAGTTGGCGCCACACAACTGCGCGTACTCTCTGCCCACTGAATCTTCTTTGTAATTCAAATCAAAAACCATGGCTGGCTTCCATTCCGCTGGGGGCATATAAGTCTCGTCCACTCGCGGTGCCGCCCATACAATGACTTTAGGAACAAAGTCAGCTGAAGCTTTAGAACCATCACGGGGCTCACCCGTGCGAGCAGAATAATAAGAGGCATGAGGCAGAACTTTTTCAATCATCGGCAATGTGCCACCGCCGCCCCAGACGACAATCTCTTTTTGCAAAGGCGCGAGCATGCCCACACCTTCGATCAACTCGACAAAGCCAGCTTCATCCGTTGATGCTCCCTGCCACTTCCCTTGTTTTTTATTATAATACAACGTGTTCACAGCGCTAAGGGTTGAATGCTGACACCATTTCGCTGCGGGCTCTTTGTGCGGAGCTGTGACGGCAGCATATTGCAGCCCCATTTCCTGCAATACGGGCATCGCCTGATCCCACTCATCACGGGCAATGCGAATTGCAAAAACCGGAATATTTCTTTCAAAGAAAAAATCAGAATGTTCAACCGGAGTAAAACTGTGGACCACCGGATCACCCAGGACCGCCGCAAAATTCGCTGGTTTTGCAGATGTCATCATCCACTGAAACAAGCTGGGTTGATCGCCGGCACTGCCTTCGCCTTCACGCCAAAAGTTAATCAGTTGTTGGCCTTTTTGGCGAAGTCGGTACCACGTCCAACGACCGTCCGTTGAGCGCGGAATAAAGCTGCGTGCTTCATCCTGTTCTTGTTGCCAGTGATGTAAGCGTGACAGATCTTTGAAACTTTCAATCAGTGGAGCAAATTTTAAATGCGCAACTTCCGATTCCAATTTCTGCAAATCCAGATAATGCGCGCTCTCATGGGCCGACAGAATGATTTTTTCTTTCGGGAGATTTTCTAAGACATCAGTCGGTGCGCCCAGCTCCAGGGGCCAATCAATCCAAGTCGCTTTATTCAAAATGAACTGGGCATTATCAGATTTCCACCAACCGGCGCGGTCTTTGGCAGCACGGAATGAAAAGATAAATTTATCCTGAGGAAACTCACCGATGAAGTGCAGGATGTTTTCCTCACTTAGAAAATCATCCCGCAGTTCAAAGTACTCAACGCCACGACCCGCATAACGTTCTTTGAACATAGGCAGGCGATGGGGTTTTTCAAAAATGGACGCAAGAACCGTCACTCCCCCGCCGATGTTTTGTAATTGATGAGAAAGAATTCGACGTTCCAGATTTAAAACCTGGTGATGATGTTCAAATACGCCTTCTGGCATTAAGTACACTTCGTCGGCCACCGCTTGATAGCGAACTTCACGGGGACTTGCTCGTTTGATGAATTCCTGTAACGGAGTCATGTCGGGATTCAAACGCGGACGATTTAAAAAGATGCGCCCATCCAAATCTGTTTGCCTTTTGACCCACAGTACATGCAGGTCATTGGGAATGATGCTGACATCGAAACCCGCTCCTAAAACCAGAAAGATGTCTTTATAAGGTTTTTGCAAAACCTCCAGGAACATCTGTCTTTCCATTTCACGGAAATAGGCCTCCCCATGCTCCATGAAAAGTTCTCGGATAGTTTTACCGATGCGTTTTTCGATCTCATCATCCAGATCCAAGTAAGCGACATTCGGATTTTGCATGGTTAAGCTCATGCGCTTGATCAATTCTGTTTTGCCGGTGCCACGATGTCCGATGATTAATGTAATCATGGCTTAATCCCGATCATGTCCCAGAATTCCGGAAAACTTTTATTGATAGCTTCGGGATGTTGAATTTTTATTTCATGTCCCATCAACTTCATCAAGACCGCAGCCATCACCATGCGATGATCTTCGTCAGGATTAAAGACGATGCCTTTTTTCAAAGTTTGGCTGGGATTCCCATGAATGACCATGCCATCCTCCAGGACTTCGTGTTGAATTCCCAAAAGATTGAAAAGATCTGCCACCTTGGCGATACGATTGGATTCTTTCGCGACCAAGTGAGGTGCTCCATGCAATTTTGAAACGCCTTCTGCAAAACTGCAGACGACCGCTAGCACCGGGAACAGGTCCGGGCATTGAAACAGATTCCATTCCACAGCACGCAAGTGCTTGGGTTTACTAATCGTCAGAGTTCTGCCGTCCAGCTGAACTCCGACGCCCATTTTTTTAAAGATATCGACGAAAACTTTATCGGGCTGCTCTGTCACTTCCGGAAAATTTTCAATGACTGACGTCCCAGCCAAGGCGCCTGCTGAAGCCATGGTAAACATCGAGCTCATGTCAGCTTCGACTTCGTAAGCCAGTTTTTCCAGACGTTGTTCTGCAGGAACCAAAAATCCTGTGGGAGTTTGCTTGATGCGCAAACCCATTTTTTTAAGCATTTCCAGTGTCAGCAGAAAATAGCTTTCAGAAACTTTGCTGCCGACCAATTCAAAATCCAGATCAAAACTTAAAAGCCAGGAATTAAGAATCAAGGCAGAGGCGTATTGGGAAGACTCGGTCGTGTCGACTTTAATCGGCACGCCTCTGAACTTCTTCCAGCCTTCACTGACGATATGCATTTCATTTTTTTTGATTTGCGCCTGAACTCCCAGCTGACGAAGAAGATCAATCAAACCTTTTTGAGGACGGGACATCAAACGCGGGCTGCCTTTCAGAACATGCACGCCACGAATGCGCGAGGCTCTTAAGGCCATAAAACGAAACGTGGTTCCACCCTCTCCACAATCAATGCGACTGCTTGCTTTCAGCCCCTTAAGGCCTTCTCGCATAAAGCGCACATCATCACATCCCGCAAAACCGTGCAGATCCAAAACTGGAAAATAGCTTTGGACAATCAATGCACGATTGAAAACAGATTTGGATCCCGGGATGCTTCCTTGAAAGTGGAACTTAGCCATGAAGCTCCTCTTCGCGCTGGCGACAGATCTCGATTAAAAGATCATCGACACTGACTTCTTGGATAACGGTCTTGCCAGGTTTTTGTAAGAACACAAAACGCAACGTGGCCGCTTTGGTTTTCTTTTTATCATTTAAAAGCAAACGACGATATTCTTTAAGGTCATTGCTTTTAATGGAAATCATATCATCACGCAGTGGTGATAACAGGAATCCCATAATCGGCTCTGAATAAATTTTCTCAGCCTCTGCGGGTTTCATGATTTTCTTTTGCACACTAAAGCGCACGGCAAAATCCAAACCATAGTTAATAGCGATT
This genomic window contains:
- a CDS encoding 3-phosphoshikimate 1-carboxyvinyltransferase; its protein translation is MAKFHFQGSIPGSKSVFNRALIVQSYFPVLDLHGFAGCDDVRFMREGLKGLKASSRIDCGEGGTTFRFMALRASRIRGVHVLKGSPRLMSRPQKGLIDLLRQLGVQAQIKKNEMHIVSEGWKKFRGVPIKVDTTESSQYASALILNSWLLSFDLDFELVGSKVSESYFLLTLEMLKKMGLRIKQTPTGFLVPAEQRLEKLAYEVEADMSSMFTMASAGALAGTSVIENFPEVTEQPDKVFVDIFKKMGVGVQLDGRTLTISKPKHLRAVEWNLFQCPDLFPVLAVVCSFAEGVSKLHGAPHLVAKESNRIAKVADLFNLLGIQHEVLEDGMVIHGNPSQTLKKGIVFNPDEDHRMVMAAVLMKLMGHEIKIQHPEAINKSFPEFWDMIGIKP